The following proteins are co-located in the Bubalus bubalis isolate 160015118507 breed Murrah chromosome 21, NDDB_SH_1, whole genome shotgun sequence genome:
- the RPL29 gene encoding 60S ribosomal protein L29, with product MAKSKNHTTHNQSRKWHRNGIKKPRSQRYESLKGVDPKFLRNMRFAKKHNKKGLKKMQANNAKAMSARAEAVKALVKPKEIKPKMPTGGSRKLSRLAYIAHPKLGKRARARIAKGLRLCRPKSQAKASTKAKPPVAAAPAAKGAQAPTKAPE from the exons ATGGCCAAGTCCAAGAACCACACCACGCACAACCAGT CCCGAAAATGGCATAGAAACGGCATCAAGAAACCCCGATCACAACGATATGAATCTCTTAAGGGG GTAGACCCCAAGTTCCTGAGGAACATGCGCTTTGCCAAGAAGCACAACAAGAAAGGCCTGAAGAAGATGCAGGCCAACAATGCCAAGGCCATGAGTGCACGTGCTGAGGCTGTCAAGGCCCTCGTGAAGCCCAAGGAGATCAAGCCCAAGATGCCAACAGGCGGCAGCCGCAAGCTCAGCCGACTTGCCTACATCGCTCACCCCAAGCTTGGGAAGCGTGCTCGTGCTCGCATCGCCAAGGGCCTCAGGCTCTGCCGGCCAAAGTCCCAGGCCAAGGCTTCAACCAAAGCCAAGCCACCTGTGGCTGCGGCTCCAGCTGCCAAGGGTGCCCAGGCCCCCACCAAAGCTCCGGAGTAG
- the ACY1 gene encoding aminoacylase-1 isoform X1, with the protein MASEGSEGEHPSVTLFRQYLRIRTLQPEPDYGAAVAFFEERALQLGLGCQKVEVAPGRVVTVLTWPGTNPKLSSVLLNSHTDVVPVFQEYWSHDPFEAFKDADGYIYGRGAQDMKCVSVQYLEAVRRLKAEGHHFPRTIHLTFVPDEEIGGHQGMELFVKRPEFQALRAGFALDEGLANPTDAFTVFYSERSPWWVRVTSTGKPGHGSRFIEDTAAEKLHKVVSSILAFREKERQRLQSDPQLKEGAVTSVNLTILEGGVAYNVVPATMSASFDFRVAPDVDLKAFEGQLQDWCQAAGEGVTFEFAQKWTEPQVTPTDDSDPWWAAFSGACKDMNLTLEPEIFPAATDSRYLRAVGVPALGFSPMNRTPILLHDHDERLHEAVFLRGVDIYTRLLPALASVPVLPSES; encoded by the exons ATGGCCAGCGAGGGTAGCGAGGGCGAGCACCCATCTGTGACGCTCTTCCGTCAGTACCTGCGCATCCGCACCCTCCAGCCCGAGCCGGACTATG gggCAGCCGTGGCCTTCTTTGAGGAGAGAGCCCTCCAGCTGGGCCTGGGCTGTCAGAAAGTGGAG GTGGCACCTGGCCGTGTAGTGACTGTGTTAACCTGGCCAGGCACcaaccccaaactctcctccGTCTTGCTCAACTCCCATACAGATGTGGTTCCTGTCTTCCAG GAATATTGGAGTCATGATCCCTTTGAGGCCTTCAAGGATGCAGACGGCTACATCTATGGCAGGGGCGCCCAGGACATGAAGTGTGTCAGCGTCCA aTACCTGGAGGCTGTGAGGAGGCTGAAGGCTGAAGGCCACCATTTCCCCAGAACCATCCACTTGACCTTTGTGCCAG atgaggagattgGGGGTCACCAAGGCATGGAGCTGTTTGTGAAGCGGCCTGAGTTCCAGGCCCTGAGGGCTGGCTTTGCCCTGGATGAGG GCCTGGCCAACCCCACTGACGCCTTCACTGTCTTTTACAGTGAGCGGAGCCCCTGGT GGGTGCGGGTCACCAGCACTGGGAAGCCAGGCCATGGCTCGCGATTCATCGAGGACACAGCAGCGGAGAAGCTG CACAAGGTTGTGAGCTCCATCCTGGCTTTTCGGGAGAAGGAGAGGCAGAG GCTGCAGTCAGACCCTCAACTGAAGGAGGGGGCTGTGACCTCCGTGAACCTGACTATCCTAGAGGGCGGCGTGGCCTATAACGTGGTACCTGCCACCATGAGTGCCAGCTTTGACTTCCGTGTGGCCCCGGATGTGGACCTGAAG GCTTTCGAGGGGCAGCTGCAGGACTGGTGCCAGGCAGCTGGCGAGGGGGTCACCTTCGAGTTTGCTCAG AAGTGGACAGAGCCCCAAGTGACACCTACTGATGACTCAGACCCTTGGTGGGCAGCATTTAGCGGGGCCTGCAAAGACAT GAACCTCACTCTGGAGCCAGAGATCTTCCCCGCTGCCACGGACAGCCGCTATCTTCGCGCG GTAGGGGTCCCAGCTCTGGGCTTCTCACCCATGAACCGCACACCCATACTGCTCCACGACCACGATGAACGGCTGCACGAGGCCGTATTCCTCCGTGGGGTAGACATATATACTCGGCTGCTGCCTGCCCTGGCCAGTGTGCCGGTTCTGCCCAGTGAAAGCTGA
- the ACY1 gene encoding aminoacylase-1 isoform X2, protein MASEGSEGEHPSVTLFRQYLRIRTLQPEPDYGAAVAFFEERALQLGLGCQKVEEYWSHDPFEAFKDADGYIYGRGAQDMKCVSVQYLEAVRRLKAEGHHFPRTIHLTFVPDEEIGGHQGMELFVKRPEFQALRAGFALDEGLANPTDAFTVFYSERSPWWVRVTSTGKPGHGSRFIEDTAAEKLHKVVSSILAFREKERQRLQSDPQLKEGAVTSVNLTILEGGVAYNVVPATMSASFDFRVAPDVDLKAFEGQLQDWCQAAGEGVTFEFAQKWTEPQVTPTDDSDPWWAAFSGACKDMNLTLEPEIFPAATDSRYLRAVGVPALGFSPMNRTPILLHDHDERLHEAVFLRGVDIYTRLLPALASVPVLPSES, encoded by the exons ATGGCCAGCGAGGGTAGCGAGGGCGAGCACCCATCTGTGACGCTCTTCCGTCAGTACCTGCGCATCCGCACCCTCCAGCCCGAGCCGGACTATG gggCAGCCGTGGCCTTCTTTGAGGAGAGAGCCCTCCAGCTGGGCCTGGGCTGTCAGAAAGTGGAG GAATATTGGAGTCATGATCCCTTTGAGGCCTTCAAGGATGCAGACGGCTACATCTATGGCAGGGGCGCCCAGGACATGAAGTGTGTCAGCGTCCA aTACCTGGAGGCTGTGAGGAGGCTGAAGGCTGAAGGCCACCATTTCCCCAGAACCATCCACTTGACCTTTGTGCCAG atgaggagattgGGGGTCACCAAGGCATGGAGCTGTTTGTGAAGCGGCCTGAGTTCCAGGCCCTGAGGGCTGGCTTTGCCCTGGATGAGG GCCTGGCCAACCCCACTGACGCCTTCACTGTCTTTTACAGTGAGCGGAGCCCCTGGT GGGTGCGGGTCACCAGCACTGGGAAGCCAGGCCATGGCTCGCGATTCATCGAGGACACAGCAGCGGAGAAGCTG CACAAGGTTGTGAGCTCCATCCTGGCTTTTCGGGAGAAGGAGAGGCAGAG GCTGCAGTCAGACCCTCAACTGAAGGAGGGGGCTGTGACCTCCGTGAACCTGACTATCCTAGAGGGCGGCGTGGCCTATAACGTGGTACCTGCCACCATGAGTGCCAGCTTTGACTTCCGTGTGGCCCCGGATGTGGACCTGAAG GCTTTCGAGGGGCAGCTGCAGGACTGGTGCCAGGCAGCTGGCGAGGGGGTCACCTTCGAGTTTGCTCAG AAGTGGACAGAGCCCCAAGTGACACCTACTGATGACTCAGACCCTTGGTGGGCAGCATTTAGCGGGGCCTGCAAAGACAT GAACCTCACTCTGGAGCCAGAGATCTTCCCCGCTGCCACGGACAGCCGCTATCTTCGCGCG GTAGGGGTCCCAGCTCTGGGCTTCTCACCCATGAACCGCACACCCATACTGCTCCACGACCACGATGAACGGCTGCACGAGGCCGTATTCCTCCGTGGGGTAGACATATATACTCGGCTGCTGCCTGCCCTGGCCAGTGTGCCGGTTCTGCCCAGTGAAAGCTGA
- the ABHD14A gene encoding protein ABHD14A, producing MSRSQVALLGLGLGLLFMLLLYVGLPGPPEQTSWLWGDSNVTILAGLTPGSSPIFYREVLPFHRAHRVDVVLLHGKAFSSRTWEQLGTLQLLAQRGYRAVALDLPGFGNSAPSKEASTEAGRAELLERVLQDLNVQNAVLVSPSLSGRYALPFLMRGHHQLRGFVPIAPASTQNYTQEQFQAVKTPTLILYGELDRTLARESLRQLRHLPNHSTVKLRNAGHACYLHKPQDFHLELLAFLDHLL from the exons ATGAGCCGGTCCCAGGTTGCCctgctgggcctgggcctgggcctgctATTCATGCTGCTGCTATATGTGGGGCTGCCAGGACCCCCTGAGCAGACCTCCTGGCTCTGGGGAGACTCCAATGTCACGATCCTGGCTGGTCTCACCCCTGGCAGCTCCCCCATTTTTTACCGTGAGGTGCTCCCATTCCACCGGGCCCACAG GGTGGATGTGGTGCTGCTCCACGGAAAGGCCTTTAGCTCCCGGACGTGGGAGCAGCTGGGCACGCTGCAGCTGCTGGCACAGAGGGGCTACCGGGCTGTGGCCCTTGACCTTCCAG GTTTTGGGAACTCGGCACCTTCAAAGGAGGCAAGCACAGAGGCAGGGCGGGCAGAGCTGTTGGAGCGAGTGCTGCAGGACCTAAATGTGCAGAACGCTGTGTTGGTGAGCCCTTCACTGAGTGGCCGCTATGCCCTGCCCTTCCTGATGCGAGGCCACCACCAGCTGCGCGGATTCGTGCCCATTGCACCTGCCTCCACCCAGAACTACACCCAGGAACAATTCCAGGCCGTGAAG ACCCCGACTCTCATCCTGTATGGGGAGCTGGACCGCACCCTGGCTCGGGAGTCACTGCGGCAGCTCCGCCATCTGCCCAACCACTCCACGGTGAAGTTGCGCAATGCAGGCCACGCCTGCTACCTCCACAAGCCACAAGACTTCCACCTCGAACTTCTTGCTTTCCTTGACCATCTACTGTGA